The Lewinella sp. 4G2 nucleotide sequence CGTATTGATCATCACCTACTACTGGCCACCCAGTGGGGGAATCACCGTGCTGCGCTGCCTCAAGATCGCCAAGTACTTGCGGGATTACGGTTGGGAGCCGGTGATTTACACCGCGAAGGATGCTCATTATCCAACCATCGACCCGAGCAATGAAAAGGACGTGCCAGAGGGACTGGAAATCATTCGCCAACCCATTTGGGAGCCCTACGCGTTGTACAAGAAATTCGTAGGGAAACCGGCGGATGAGAACGTCAATAATATCTTCTACACCGACGATAAGGACGGCGGCTGGAAGCATAACCTGGCGGTTTGGGTCCGTAGTAATTTCTTCATCCCCGACGCTCGCGCCACCTGGATCAAGAGTTCCGTCTCGTTCCTTACTCAGTACCTGCGGCAGCGCCCCGTGGACGCTATATTTAGCGATGGCCCACCCCACACGAACACTCGAATCGCTAACCTCGTAAGTAATGCGACGGGCACCCCCTGGCTAGCGGATTTTCAGGATCCCTGGACGCAAGTCGACTATTACCAACTCCTCAACCTTACCGGTTGGGGCCGCCGCAAACACGAGCGGATGGAGCAGGAAGCCTTCGCTGGTGCTACCAAGATGAGCATCGTTAGCCCTACCTGGAAGAAAGAACTGGAGGCAATTGGTGCCCGCAATGTCGGCGTGCTGCCCTACGGCTACGACCCCCAGGATTTTGCCCATCTGAAGCGCACGGCGCACGAAAAATTTACGCTCATTCATTTGGGCATTATGGGGTACGACCGGAACCCGGTAGTACTCTTTAAAGCCATCGCTACGCTGAAGGAAGCCGATCCCACTTTCGCCGATCGTTTTGAACTGCGCTTATTCGGGCAGGTCGACTACCGCGTGAAGGAGGCCATGGAAGCTACCGGCATTGAGGACATCGTCAACTTCGCGGGGAACGTCCCGAGAGCCGAAGCCTTGCAGCAAATGGTGGATTCCCACCGGCTTTTACTGTTACTGAACCAACAGGATAATGCGCAGGGTCGCATCCCCGGTAAACTCTTTGAATACCTGGCGGCGCGCCGGCCCGTTTTGAATTTTGGGCCAACCAACAGCGACGTTGCCGGTATCCTGAACGAAACCGAGAGTGGGCAAACCTTTGCTTACGACGCCGAAGTAGCTGAAGTAACTGAGGCGCTGCGCCGGGCCGACCGGGCATTTCGGAAGGGAGAAGCCACGGAAGTTGGTGGCAAGGGCATCCAAGCCTACAGCCACCCCGAACTCGTGAAACGCCTCGCCGGCTGGCTCGATGAAATCACTGAACCCTCAACGGTAACCGCGGCATGAGCCAACTAGAAAAAACAATCCTCGTAACCGGCGGCGCCGGATTCATCGGTAACCACGTGGTGCGCCGGCTGGTAAAAAACTACCCGCACTACAAAGTCATCAACCTGGATGCCCTCACCTACGCCGGCAACCTGGAAAACGTGGCCGACGTAGCCGATGCGCCCAACTACAGCTTCGTCAAGGCGGACATTACCGAGTTGGAAGAAGTAAGGGGCGTCTTCGCCGTCTACAACCCGGACATCATCATTCACCTCGCCGCAGAGAGCCACGTGGATCGTAGCATTGAGGACCCACTCGTATTCGTCAAGACCAACCTGATGGGGACGGCCACGCTGCTGCAGGCGGCCAAAGAAGTCTGGAACGGCCAGTATGACGGGAAGCTTTTCTACCACGTGAGTACCGATGAGGTTTACGGTTCGCTGGGCGAAACCGGATTCTTTGTGGAAACGACTCCTTACGATCCGCGCAGTCCCTACTCGGCCTCGAAGGCCGGTAGCGACCACCTCGTGCGGGCTTGGGGGCATACTTACGGGATGCCGATCGTACTGAGTAACTGCTCGAATAATTACGGCCCTTACCAGTTTCCCGAAAAATTACTGCCACTCTTCATCAACAACATCAAACACCTGAAACCACTGCCCGTCTACGGCAAAGGCATCAACGTGCGCGACTGGTTGTACGTGGAGGATCACGCGCGGGCCATCGACGTCATCCTGCATGAGGGAAAGCACGGCGAGACCTATAATATTGGTGGCCACAATGAGTACCGCAACATCGACTTAATTCACCTGTTGTGCGAGGTAATGGACGCCAAACTGGGGCGCGACCCGGGCACTAGCGCCGGCCTCATCACCTACGTCACGGACCGCGCGGGGCACGATATGCGTTACGCGATCGATGCGACCAAACTACAGAACGAACTGGGCTGGACGCCGAGTCTGGAGTTCCGGGAAGGGTTGGAGAAGACTATTGATTGGTACTTGGGTAATGAGGAGTGGATGGAGCAGGTTACGTCCGGAGCATATCAGAAGTATTACGAAAAGATGTATGGTGATGCTTAAGCTCCGGTTGACACGCGCTACCACGCTGCTACGAATTTCGCAGGAGAGGTAGAGTGAGGGAGAACTAGAGGAGACTGGATCAGGCCACCGCCCATTACACGCTCATACTCTAAATCTCTACCTCTGCTGCGAAACAAAATATTGCCCAGTGGCAATACACGATTAAAGAAAAGAGTCGCTAGACCGATAAATATTTGCTACACTCTCGTACTCTAATGCTCTACTTCTTCCTGCGAGAAGTCATCAATGCACTCTTGAAACCGAGCTGCCGCACTGCCGCAAATTTCGCAGGAGAGGTAGAGTGGGGGAGAACTAGAGGAGACTGGATCAGGTCACCGCTCATTACACTCTCATACTCTAAATCTCTACCTCTCCTGCGAAACAAAATATTGCCCAGTGGCAATACACGACTAAAGAAAAAGGCGTCACACCAAACCGCTAAAAACCCAGACTTCCGATAATGAAAGGAATCATTCTCGCCGGCGGCTCCGGCACGCGCCTGTACCCCATTACTAAGGGGGTTTGCAAGCAGCTCATGCCGGTTTACGATAAGCCCATGATCTACTACCCGCTCAGCATCCTCATGCTGGCTGGTATCCGGGAGGTGCTCATCATTACGACG carries:
- the rfbB gene encoding dTDP-glucose 4,6-dehydratase encodes the protein MSQLEKTILVTGGAGFIGNHVVRRLVKNYPHYKVINLDALTYAGNLENVADVADAPNYSFVKADITELEEVRGVFAVYNPDIIIHLAAESHVDRSIEDPLVFVKTNLMGTATLLQAAKEVWNGQYDGKLFYHVSTDEVYGSLGETGFFVETTPYDPRSPYSASKAGSDHLVRAWGHTYGMPIVLSNCSNNYGPYQFPEKLLPLFINNIKHLKPLPVYGKGINVRDWLYVEDHARAIDVILHEGKHGETYNIGGHNEYRNIDLIHLLCEVMDAKLGRDPGTSAGLITYVTDRAGHDMRYAIDATKLQNELGWTPSLEFREGLEKTIDWYLGNEEWMEQVTSGAYQKYYEKMYGDA